The Oscillospiraceae bacterium genome has a window encoding:
- a CDS encoding copper amine oxidase N-terminal domain-containing protein: MIKNSEEKIMKKMVSLLVMFVLLFSMGTMFTAFAEDGIRIVVNGEEISFDAKPFIEEGRTMVPMRAIFEAMGAEVSWDAENYTATATKGNHTISFSIDSTWIFDAGFVAVNNCEVAPKIVEDRTFVPLRAIGETLDCNVAWDEATRTVYVDEKTSPMEVVYQTEQIVLDTDHEVAKIAVSYTYPVVVDGKDFMTAENVALLNQKIAQQRSELVDVHAYANTFAREFPVIIEHQSYGYPTIELDFTTRLYTSEKYGTVSILTGVNMPWTGGWMDGVTLDKDTMLRKELHECFADKEPEELYNEIYSDFLSYDEYVRYGKESLAAVPGVVPFVISDNDLRVYMSNIELTGVGRVNGYFTAILEY, from the coding sequence AAAATCATGAAAAAAATGGTAAGTCTTTTGGTAATGTTTGTGTTGCTCTTTAGTATGGGAACAATGTTCACTGCTTTTGCGGAGGACGGCATTCGCATTGTGGTAAACGGGGAGGAAATTTCCTTTGATGCAAAACCCTTTATTGAAGAGGGCAGAACCATGGTTCCGATGAGAGCCATTTTTGAAGCGATGGGTGCTGAAGTTTCCTGGGATGCTGAAAATTACACAGCTACCGCAACCAAAGGGAACCACACAATTAGTTTTTCTATTGATAGCACTTGGATTTTTGACGCAGGTTTTGTAGCGGTTAACAATTGTGAAGTGGCACCAAAAATTGTGGAAGACAGAACCTTTGTACCGTTACGTGCTATCGGAGAAACCTTAGACTGCAATGTAGCCTGGGACGAAGCCACCAGAACTGTTTATGTGGACGAAAAAACTTCTCCCATGGAAGTTGTTTATCAAACAGAACAAATCGTTTTGGATACCGATCACGAAGTTGCAAAAATTGCAGTAAGTTATACCTATCCTGTAGTCGTTGACGGAAAAGACTTTATGACAGCGGAAAATGTTGCACTGTTGAATCAGAAGATTGCCCAACAAAGAAGTGAGCTTGTGGATGTGCATGCCTATGCAAATACCTTTGCACGAGAATTTCCAGTAATCATTGAACATCAGTCATACGGTTATCCCACGATTGAATTGGATTTTACCACCAGACTGTATACCAGCGAAAAATACGGTACTGTCAGCATTCTGACCGGTGTTAATATGCCCTGGACAGGTGGCTGGATGGACGGTGTAACTTTGGATAAAGATACCATGTTAAGAAAAGAATTGCACGAATGTTTTGCCGATAAAGAGCCCGAAGAATTGTATAACGAAATTTATAGCGACTTTTTAAGCTACGATGAATATGTCAGATACGGAAAAGAATCCTTAGCGGCTGTTCCCGGTGTGGTTCCGTTTGTCATTTCTGATAACGATTTACGGGTATATATGTCCAACATTGAATTGACCGGTGTGGGTAGAGTGAATGGCTATTTTACCGCTATTTTAGAATATTAA